AACTGCCTGTTTGATCTGGATGCTCCGATTCAGCGTTTGGCTGGACCTGATGTACCGGCGATGCCTTACTCTCCGCGCCTTGAAAAAGCGTTTATTGTGAATCAAAATAAAATCGAACAGGCAATACGGGATCTGGCTGAATTTTAATCCACAGGAGGGATTGGCAAATGTCGACGGAAATTACGATGCCCCAGCTTGGGGAGAGTGTCACTGAAGGGACCATTACAAAATGGCTCGTGGAACCGGGTGATCAAGTTCAAAAGTACGACCCGATTGCGGAAGTAATGACGGACAAAGTGAATGCTGAAGTACCGTCTTCTTATACAGGTGTAATTGATGAATTAATTGCTCAAGTTGATGAAACCATTGAAGTTGGTGAAGTGATTTGTAAAATGACAGTAGAGGGTGCCACTGCTGAACCGGAAACAGAAAGGAATGAGGAAACTCCGCAACAGGTGACACAAGCGGTCCAGAGTTCACCGGAAAAGGATGACAGCCAGAAATTGCGGTATTCGCCAGCTGTATTGAAGTTGTCTCAAGAACATCAGTTGGATCTGAAGACGATTCAAGGTTCGGGTAAAGGTGGACGAATCACCCGAAAAGATGTACTCAAAGCAATCGATGAGGGCGTTCCTCAAAAGTCCCAGCCAGATGCACCTGAACAACCTGTTATCAAAGAACCGGCTAATTTGGAATCGAAAACTGACGTTTCCGATTCTGGCAGGGAAGAAAAGGTTCCGGTTACTGGTGTGAGAAAAGCCATTGCTCAAAATATGGTAAATTCCAAACAAACCTCCCCTCATGCGTGGATGATGGTCGAGGTAGACGTCACGAATCTGGTAAACGTGAGAGAAAAGATCAAGCATACATTCAAACAAAATGAAGGCTACAATCTGACCTTTCTGCCATTCTTTATGGAGGCTGTAATCGATGGATTAAAGACGTTCCCTCAAGTGAATGCTTCTTGGCAAGGGGA
This Salisediminibacterium beveridgei DNA region includes the following protein-coding sequences:
- a CDS encoding dihydrolipoamide acetyltransferase family protein, with protein sequence MSTEITMPQLGESVTEGTITKWLVEPGDQVQKYDPIAEVMTDKVNAEVPSSYTGVIDELIAQVDETIEVGEVICKMTVEGATAEPETERNEETPQQVTQAVQSSPEKDDSQKLRYSPAVLKLSQEHQLDLKTIQGSGKGGRITRKDVLKAIDEGVPQKSQPDAPEQPVIKEPANLESKTDVSDSGREEKVPVTGVRKAIAQNMVNSKQTSPHAWMMVEVDVTNLVNVREKIKHTFKQNEGYNLTFLPFFMEAVIDGLKTFPQVNASWQGDHIVRYKDVHLSVAMATENELFVPVIRHADEKNIKGLARALQDLGQKVKAGKLTTEDMKGGTFTLNNTGSFGSIQSQPIINQPQAAILSVESIVKRPVVIEGDAIAIRHMVNLCMSLDHRVMDGLIAGKFMQHVKEKLEGIQSDQLSL